A window of Procambarus clarkii isolate CNS0578487 chromosome 9, FALCON_Pclarkii_2.0, whole genome shotgun sequence contains these coding sequences:
- the LOC138362806 gene encoding mucin-22-like codes for MASFPKPYERGSPPPRQQGTWVTTPRQQGTWITTPTAAGDVHHHPHGSRGRGSPPHGSRGRGSPPPRQQGTWITTPTAAGDVGHHHHGSRGRGSPPHGSRGRGSPPPRQQGTWVTTPRQQGTWITTPTAAGDVGHHPTAAGDVGHHPTAAGDVDHHPTAAGDVYHHPTAAGDVGHHPTAAGDVDHHPTAAGDVGHHPTAAGDVDHHPTAAGDVHHHPTAAGDVDHHPHGSKGRASPPHGSRGRGSPPPRQQGTWVTTPRQQRTWITTPRQQGTWVTTPRQQGTWVTTPRQQGTWVTTPRQQGTWVTTPRQQGTWITTPRQQGTCITTPRQQGTWVTTPRQQETWITTPRQQGTWVTTPRQQGTWITTPRQQGTCITTPRQQGTWITTPTAAGDVHHHPTAAGDVDHHPHGSRGRGSPPHGSRGRGSPPHGSRGRGSPPHGSRGRVSPPHGSRGRVSPPPRQQGTWVTTPRQQGTCITTPRHQGTCITTPRQQGTWVTTPRPQGTCITTPTAAGDVDHHPTAAGDVGHHPTAAGDVYHHPHGSRGRGSPPHGSRGRGSPPHGSRGRGSPPHGSRGRGSPPHGSRGRVSPPHGSRGRGSPPHGSRGRGSPPHGSRGRVSPPHGSRGRGSPPHGSRGRGSPPHGSRGRGSPPPRQQGTCITTPTAAGDVYHHPTAAGDVYHHPHGSRGRVSPPPRQQGTCITTPRQQGTWVTTPTAAGDVYHHPHGSRGRVSPPHGSRGRGSPHPRQQGTCITTPTAAGDVGHHPTAAGDVYHHPTAAGDVGHHPHGSRGRGTPPPRQQGTCITTPTAAGDVYHHPHGSRGRVSPPHGSRGRGSPHPGQQGTCITTPTAAGDVDHHPTAAGDVGHHPTAAGDVGHHTQGSRGRVSPPPRQQGTWITTPRQQGTWVTTPRQQGTWITTPRQQGTWVTTPRQQGTCITTPRQQGTWVTTPWQQGTWVTTPRQQGTCITTPRQQGTWVTTPWQQGTWVTTPRQQGTWITTPTAAGDVYHHPHGSRGRVSPPHGSRGRVSPPPRQQGTCITTPTAAGDVYHHPTAAGDVGHHTHGSRGRVSPPPRQQGTCITTPRQQGTWVTTPTAAGDVYHHPHGSRGRGSPPHGSRGRVSPPHGSRGRGSPPPRQQGTWDTTPTAAGDVYHHPHGSRGRVSPPPRQQGTCITTPRQQGTWVTTPRAAGDVGHHPTAAGDVYHHPHGSRGRVSTPHGSRGRGSPHPRQQGTWVTTPRQQGTWVTTPTAAGDVYHHPTAAGDVGHHPHGSRGRGSPPHGSRGRGSPHPRQQGTWVTTPRQQGTWVTTPRQQGTCITTPRQQGTWVTTPTAAGDVGHHPTAAGDVGHHTHGSRGRGSPPHGSRGRGSPPPRQQGTCITTPTAAGDVGHHPTVAGDVYHHPTAAGDVGHHPHGSRGRGSPPPRQQGTCITTPRQQGTWVTTPRQQGTWVTTPTAAGDVGHHPTAAGDVGHQSTAAGDVGHHPTAAGDVGHHPTAAGDVGHHPTAAGDVGHHPTAAGDVGHHPTAAGDVGHHPTAAGDVGHHPTAAGDVGHHPTAAGDVGHHPTAAGDVGHHPTAAGDVGHHPTAAGDVGHHPTAAGDVGHHPTAAGDVGHHPTAAGDVGHHPTAAGDVGHHPTAAGDVGHHPTAAGDVGHHPTAAGDVGHHPTAAGDVGHHPTAAGDVGHHPTAAGDVDHHPHGSRGRGSPPHGSRGRGSPPHGSRGRGSPPHGSRGRGSPPHGSRGRGSPPHGSRGRGSPPHGSRGRGSPPHGSRGRGSPPHGSRGRGSPPHGSRGRGSPPHGSRGRGSPPHGSRGRHWKTKERKQLKFIYENFTWVSLPSTAGKWSKYEVPKKRYQHDNQLCCVVQL; via the coding sequence ACGTGGGTCACCACCCCCACGGCAGCAGGGGACGTGGGTCACCACCCCACGGCAGCAGGGGACGTGGATCACCACCCCCACGGCAGCAGGGGACGTGCATCACCACCCCCACGGCAGCAGGGGACGTGGATCACCACCCCACGGCAGCAGGGGACGTGGATCACCACCCCCACGGCAGCAGGGGACGTGGATCACCACCCCCACGGCAGCAGGGGACGtgggtcatcaccaccacggcAGCAGGGGACGTGGGTCACCACCCCACGGCAGCAGGGGACGTGGATCACCACCCCCACGGCAGCAGGGGACGTGGGTCACCACCCCACGGCAGCAGGGGACGTGGATCACCACCCCCACGGCAGCAGGGGACGTGGGTCACCACCCCACGGCAGCAGGGGACGTGGGTCACCACCCCACGGCAGCAGGGGACGTGGATCACCACCCCACGGCAGCAGGGGACGTGTATCACCACCCCACGGCAGCAGGGGACGTGGGTCACCACCCCACGGCAGCAGGAGACGTGGATCACCACCCCACGGCAGCAGGGGACGTGGGTCACCACCCCACGGCAGCAGGGGACGTGGATCACCACCCCACGGCAGCAGGGGACGTGCATCACCACCCCACGGCAGCAGGGGACGTGGATCACCACCCCCACGGCAGCAAGGGACGTGCATCACCACCCCACGGCAGCAGGGGACGTGGATCACCACCCCCACGGCAGCAGGGGACGTGGGTCACCACCCCACGGCAGCAGAGGACGTGGATCACCACCCCACGGCAGCAGGGGACGTGGGTCACCACCCCACGGCAGCAGGGGACGTGGGTCACCACCCCACGGCAGCAGGGGACGTGGGTCACCACCCCACGGCAGCAGGGGACGTGGGTCACCACCCCACGGCAGCAGGGGACGTGGATCACCACCCCACGGCAGCAGGGGACGTGTATCACCACCCCACGGCAGCAGGGGACGTGGGTCACCACCCCACGGCAGCAGGAGACGTGGATCACCACCCCACGGCAGCAGGGGACGTGGGTCACCACCCCACGGCAGCAGGGGACGTGGATCACCACCCCACGGCAGCAGGGGACGTGCATCACCACCCCACGGCAGCAGGGGACGTGGATCACCACCCCCACGGCAGCAGGGGACGTGCATCACCACCCCACGGCAGCAGGGGACGTGGATCACCACCCCCACGGCAGCAGGGGACGTGGGTCACCACCCCACGGCAGCAGGGGACGTGGATCACCACCCCACGGCAGCAGGGGACGTGGGTCACCACCCCACGGCAGCAGGGGACGTGTATCACCACCCCACGGCAGCAGGGGACGTGTATCACCACCCCCACGGCAGCAGGGGACGTGGGTCACCACCCCACGGCAGCAGGGGACGTGCATCACCACCCCACGGCACCAGGGGACGTGTATCACCACCCCACGGCAGCAGGGGACGTGGGTCACCACCCCACGGCCGCAGGGGACGTGTATCACCACCCCCACGGCAGCAGGGGACGTGGATCACCACCCCACGGCAGCAGGGGACGTGGGTCACCACCCCACGGCAGCAGGGGACGTGTATCACCACCCCCACGGCAGCAGGGGACGTGGATCACCACCCCACGGCAGCAGGGGACGTGGGTCACCACCCCACGGCAGCAGGGGACGTGGATCACCACCCCACGGCAGCAGGGGACGTGGGTCACCACCCCACGGCAGCAGGGGACGTGTATCACCACCCCACGGCAGCAGGGGACGTGGGTCACCACCCCATGGCAGCAGGGGACGTGGGTCACCACCCCACGGCAGCAGGGGACGTGTATCACCACCCCACGGCAGCAGGGGACGTGGGTCACCACCCCATGGCAGCAGGGGACGTGGGTCACCACCCCACGGCAGCAGGGGACGTGGATCACCACCCCCACGGCAGCAGGGGACGTGTATCACCACCCCCACGGCAGCAGGGGACGTGTATCACCACCCCACGGCAGCAGGGGACGTGTATCACCACCCCCACGGCAGCAGGGGACGTGTATCACCACCCCCACGGCAGCAGGGGACGTGTATCACCACCCCACGGCAGCAGGGGACGTGGGTCACCACACCCACGGCAGCAGGGGACGTGTATCACCACCCCCACGGCAGCAGGGGACGTGTATCACCACCCCACGGCAGCAGGGGACGTGGGTCACCACACCCACGGCAGCAGGGGACGTGTATCACCACCCCCACGGCAGCAGGGGACGTGGGTCACCACCCCACGGCAGCAGGGGACGTGTATCACCACCCCACGGCAGCAGGGGACGTGGGTCACCACCCCCACGGCAGCAGGGGACGTGGGACACCACCCCCACGGCAGCAGGGGACGTGTATCACCACCCCCACGGCAGCAGGGGACGTGTATCACCACCCCCACGGCAGCAGGGGACGTGTATCACCACCCCACGGCAGCAGGGGACGTGGGTCACCACACCCAGGGCAGCAGGGGACGTGTATCACCACCCCCACGGCAGCAGGGGACGTGGATCACCACCCCACGGCAGCAGGGGACGTGGGTCACCACCCCACGGCAGCAGGGGACGTGGGTCACCACACCCAGGGCAGCAGGGGACGTGTATCACCACCCCCACGGCAGCAGGGGACGTGGATCACCACCCCACGGCAGCAGGGGACGTGGGTCACCACCCCACGGCAGCAGGGGACGTGGATCACCACCCCACGGCAGCAGGGGACGTGGGTCACCACCCCACGGCAGCAGGGGACGTGTATCACCACCCCACGGCAGCAGGGGACGTGGGTCACCACCCCATGGCAGCAGGGGACGTGGGTCACCACCCCACGGCAGCAGGGGACGTGTATCACCACCCCACGGCAGCAGGGGACGTGGGTCACCACCCCATGGCAGCAGGGGACGTGGGTCACCACCCCACGGCAGCAGGGGACGTGGATCACCACCCCCACGGCAGCAGGGGACGTGTATCACCACCCCCACGGCAGCAGGGGACGTGTATCACCACCCCACGGCAGCAGGGGACGTGTATCACCACCCCCACGGCAGCAGGGGACGTGTATCACCACCCCCACGGCAGCAGGGGACGTGTATCACCACCCCACGGCAGCAGGGGACGTGGGTCACCACACCCACGGCAGCAGGGGACGTGTATCACCACCCCCACGGCAGCAGGGGACGTGTATCACCACCCCACGGCAGCAGGGGACGTGGGTCACCACACCCACGGCAGCAGGGGACGTGTATCACCACCCCCACGGCAGCAGGGGACGTGGGTCACCACCCCACGGCAGCAGGGGACGTGTATCACCACCCCACGGCAGCAGGGGACGTGGGTCACCACCCCCACGGCAGCAGGGGACGTGGGACACCACCCCCACGGCAGCAGGGGACGTGTATCACCACCCCCACGGCAGCAGGGGACGTGTATCACCACCCCCACGGCAGCAGGGGACGTGTATCACCACCCCACGGCAGCAGGGGACGTGGGTCACCACACCCAGGGCAGCAGGGGACGTGGGTCACCACCCCACGGCAGCAGGGGACGTGTATCACCACCCCCACGGCAGCAGGGGACGTGTATCAACACCCCACGGCAGCAGGGGACGTGGGTCACCACACCCACGGCAGCAGGGGACGTGGGTCACCACCCCACGGCAGCAGGGGACGTGGGTCACCACCCCCACGGCAGCAGGGGACGTGTATCACCACCCCACGGCAGCAGGGGACGTGGGTCACCACCCCCACGGCAGCAGGGGACGTGGGTCACCACCCCACGGCAGCAGGGGACGTGGGTCACCACACCCACGGCAGCAGGGGACGTGGGTCACCACCCCACGGCAGCAGGGGACGTGGGTCACCACCCCACGGCAGCAGGGGACGTGTATCACCACCCCACGGCAGCAGGGGACGTGGGTCACCACCCCCACGGCAGCAGGGGACGTGGGTCACCACCCCACGGCAGCAGGGGACGTGGGTCACCACACCCACGGCAGCAGGGGACGTGGGTCACCACCCCACGGCAGCAGGGGACGTGGGTCACCACCCCCACGGCAGCAGGGGACGTGTATCACCACCCCCACGGCAGCCGGGGACGTGGGTCACCACCCCACGGTAGCAGGGGACGTGTATCACCACCCCACGGCAGCAGGGGACGTGGGTCACCACCCCCACGGCAGCAGGGGACGTGGGTCACCACCCCCACGGCAGCAGGGGACGTGTATCACCACCCCACGGCAGCAGGGGACGTGGGTCACCACCCCACGGCAGCAGGGGACGTGGGTCACCACACCCACGGCAGCAGGGGACGTGGGTCACCACCCCACGGCAGCAGGGGACGTGGGTCACCAATCCACAGCAGCAGGGGACGTGGGTCACCACCCCACAGCAGCAGGGGACGTGGGTCACCACCCCACGGCAGCAGGGGACGTGGGTCACCACCCCACAGCAGCAGGGGACGTGGGTCACCACCCCACGGCAGCAGGGGACGTGGGTCACCACCCCACGGCAGCAGGGGACGTGGGTCACCACCCCACGGCAGCAGGGGACGTGGGTCACCACCCCACGGCAGCAGGGGACGTGGGTCACCACCCCACAGCAGCAGGGGACGTGGGTCACCACCCCACAGCAGCAGGGGACGTGGGTCACCACCCCACAGCAGCAGGGGACGTGGGTCACCACCCCACAGCAGCAGGGGACGTGGGTCACCACCCCACGGCAGCAGGGGACGTGGGTCACCACCCCACAGCAGCAGGGGACGTGGGTCACCACCCCACAGCAGCAGGGGACGTGGGTCACCACCCCACAGCAGCAGGGGACGTGGGTCACCACCCCACAGCAGCAGGGGACGTGGGTCACCACCCCACGGCAGCAGGGGACGTGGGTCACCACCCCACGGCAGCAGGGGACGTGGGTCACCACCCCACGGCAGCAGGGGACGTGGGTCACCACCCCACAGCAGCAGGGGACGTGGGTCACCACCCCACGGCAGCAGGGGACGTGGATCATCACCCCCACGGCAGCAGGGGACGTGGATCACCACCCCACGGCAGCAGGGGACGTGGATCACCACCCCACGGCAGCAGGGGACGTGGGTCACCACCCCACGGCAGCAGGGGACGTGGGTCACCACCCCACGGCAGCAGGGGACGTGGGTCACCACCCCACGGCAGCAGGGGACGTGGGTCACCACCCCACGGCAGCAGGGGACGTGGATCACCACCCCACGGCAGCAGGGGACGTGGGTCACCACCCCACGGCAGCAGGGGACGTGGGTCACCACCCCACGGCAGCAGGGGACGTGGGTCACCACCCCACGGCAGCAGGGGACGTGGGTCACCACCCCACGGCAGCAGGGGACGGCACTGGAAGACGAAGGAACGGAAACAAttgaaatttatttatgaaaactTTACGTGGGTGAGTTTACCATCGACGGCGGGAAAGTGGAGCAAGTATGAAGTCCCAAAGAAGAGATATCAACATGATaaccagctgtgttgtgtggtgcagcTGTGA